The sequence AGCGGCCGTCGGGGATCTGAACGTGATCGTTGATCCTGCCGACACAGACAACGGGGTAGATCTCGGCCCTGTTGGTGTGATAGACGGGTTCGTAACCCGGCCGCAACAGAGCCATGGCGATAATCCCTTGATCCTCAATGGCGTCCCTGACCATCGCCCGGTAGCGGTCTTCGAACACCTGCAACGGGAGGGTGCCGCCGGGCAGAAGCACGGCATTGGGCAAAGGGAAAAGCCCTACGGGCTCAGAAAAGGAAGGCAACTGACCTACGCTCATACACCGAATTATACCCATCTTGGCCTGTCGATCAGAAACGTGATTCAAGGCACCATCATCGGGAGAACAGCATCATCAGGTTCCGGCTCGGCGGGATGTCGCTTGGGTTTCTGGCGCACGATCTCTGGGGTGGACGCCAGCCGAATCTCGCCATGAACTGAGGCCTGGTCTCAACCCACAGCGAGAGAAAGTGCATCCGGGCCAGCATTGTTTATTTTGCCAAGCGCTTGCCAGAGCGAGGTTTAGCCTCAGGAATAAGGTGTTCACCTCCGGTGTTCCGGGTAAGCAGCTCGGCGAGTAGGCGAATCGTGCCCTGGACGAATTTGAGATTGGCGTGGCTGGGGATATTCAGCGGTCGCACCATCGCAAACCCCACTGCCGCGTGGATGATCTGCCAAGCCAGCCACTCGGCGGGCAGATCGGTTCGGATCTGGCCGGCTTTCTGGGCTTCGGACATCACCGCTGCGAGGGTCCGGACATACCGTTCGTAGTGATCGCGGATGGCCTGCTGGATGGCCGGTTCGGAGACCTCCGTCGAGGCATGAAACAGGAGCTGGTACACACTGGCCGTCCATGGGTCAGCCGTGGCTGGGTTCCGGTAGAGCAGACTTTGCAGCTTCTCCAGCGGGCTGCGGGCATTGCGGATGGCCTGGTTCCAGTTATTCATGACCTCGTCGCCGACTTTCTCGATCAGGGCAATGAACAGCTCCTGCTTGTTGCGAAAGTGGCGATAGATGATCGGTTCGGAGACCCCGGCCTCGGCTGCGATCTTGGCGGTGGTGGTGCCGCGATACCCGTACTTGGCGAAGCACCGGGCCGCCGTCTTGAGCAACTGCTCGCGCCGAGCCTCGGCTTTCATCCGAACCATTACCGGCCCTCCGGGCCCGAATGACCCATGACGAGACGCCAATGCCGGAGATCCGTCGTGGGCGGACCAAAGAAGACCGGAACAAGGGATCAGTGATCAGTCATCAGTAGTCGGTAATCGGCCAAATGAGAGACTGAAAACTGACCACTGACGACTGACAACTTGCTCTTGTCATTCGCCCTCACGCTCTCGGCGTGTACTTGATCTCGTTGATCTCCGGCCCGACCTTGGGCTCATAAAACGCTTTGCCGTCCTTCACGCCGACGATACCGTAACCTGCCGCTGTCGCCAGGAAACACTGGAAGTCGCCCTTCACCCTGGGTTCCAGGTACAGGATCTTGTCCACCGCGTCATAACGGGCGCCGCTAAGGCTCTGCAACAGGGCGTACGAAGACATGGCCCGGGCGTACCAGTGGCCGCACTCGTACTCGTTGAAGGGGTTGCGGACCCGGCCGTCATACCGGTCACGGCAGGTTCGAACGATATCCAGCGCCTCGTCCACCAACCCCATCAGTATCAAGTGCGACGCCACCTGGTATTCGATACCCGTCCACACCTCATCGCTGTAGACGAACGGCAACGAGAGCTTGCCGCCCTTGGGCCATGTGCACAGCAGCAGACCGCCCTCCGAATTACACGCATAGCTGGGGCGCTGCGGGTTGGCGTGCTCGGAAAGGTCATGCTTCAGGTTGTACTTGTACACGCTGTTGAGGTGGCTGGTCACCTTGCCGGGGTCGAGCACCTGACCGACTCCGCAAACCATCGCCATCCACGAGCCCAGCACGCCGTCCGAGAGACAGCCTGTGCCGTACTGATACTTGGGCCCTTCCTTCTTGAACAGCTCGATGGCCTCAGGCGAATAATGGCTGTGCAGGCTTATGGCCTCGAGCGGATTCGAGGCCTTAAGCCCGGTCCACTGGATCTTCTGGAAGAAATACTCGCCGTTGAAGAGTTGCTCTTCGATAAACCTGGTTCCTTTGGCGGCCAGGTCTTCATAGACCGATACATTCTGATCCAGAGCCTTGCCCATCTTGACCGCTGCGGTCAGCGCCCCGATGTAGAAGCTGCTGCACATGCCGTCGGGGCCCCAGAACTCGATGTCGTAGGTGTTGTGGTGCGGTTCTTCCAGCACGCCCTTGCGACCGGGGTCCCACGTGTTGATGCAGTAATCGAGGCTCTGTTTGACCTTGGGCCACATGGTCCTGAGCCACTCAGTGTCGCCGCTGATCCGCCATTCACGGTACGTCTTCATGATCCCGCCGAGCTGGCCGTCGGCGGCGGCATGGAAACCGTGGTCCGGCGGGCGGATCGGCAGCGAAACACGAAACGCCTGGTGGCCGCGCTCATCCTGGGACACATGAAACTCCGTCTCTCGAAGCGTCCGCTCGAGTGACGGGAAGAGATGAGGAATTGCCTGGGCGTAGTTCCAGACGTGCGTGCAAGAACCATGGCAGCAGCCATGATCGTCACAGCAGCCTTCCCAACACCATAGCTTTCCGTCGGTCTGCCGCAGCACCGTCGGCGACTTGAGGATTGTCAGGTTGGCAGCAACCGCCTCAATCACCTCCGGCGGGAACGAGGTTGCGTAAAGGCAATCGGCGAACCGCTCAGCACGCGAACGGAGATCGGTATATCGGTCGCGCCAGTACGCAGCCACCGCATCAACGTTGGCGAAACGACCGGAGTACCACGGGCTGAAACGGTCCTTCTGGCTTTCGGGGAGATCCTTCGGGTCATACCCGACTCGCAAGGTTGTCTTGCCGACGTACCAGGCAACCTGAAGCACGACGGTCTTTGACTCGCCAGGGGCCAGCGAGAACGGAACAAACAGGCTGGCTCCGGGAGGGGGCCCGCCTTCGGTCACCGGGGGGCGGTCGTAGCAGGCGCCGTTCTGGACGTCGTTCCAGGCCATGGTCAGCGGGTCCCACCAACCACCCCGGAACCAGGCGTGGTTGATCCTCACGTCCGGATCGGTGACGGATACCGAGAACTCGCCCTGCTCCCAGGGCTTGTCTTCGCTGCCCTTTTGCCAGAGGACGAATCCCTGATGGCCCTGTCGAACACCGTGGCCATCGTTGCCGATAGCCATGAAGTTGCGGGTGTTGAACGAGAACACCGCATCAATGGCCTGTTTGCTGGTGTTCGTAAACCTGTACTCCAATCCGGCGACGGGCAGCGACGAGTTGTCGGGGTCGCCCGGCTCAAAAGGGCTCCAGCCGGTGATTTCGACGGCCAGTGGTACCCGGCTGTCTGACAAAGCCACGATGCCAAAGGGGAAACGTGCTTTGAAGGACGCTTCGCGGAAGCGAGGCAGACCGTACGTCTTTCCGGCTGCCCCGTTGCCGCTACCCGGGGCCCCGAAGACCTTCCAGGCCGGGACAGGACCTTCGAGCACGCGGGCGATATTCTTCTCGCCTTTCACGCATACAGCGGCAAAGGTGCAGGGCTCGTTGAACACCTCCGGCTGGTGGCGCAGCGAGAGGTGCGAAATCGCCCCGGTCCCTTCCAGGCAAAACATGCCGGCCCCGATTCCACCAAGAGGGAAGGCCACCCGGTTGATGTACCGCCCGGCGTAAACGTCGTTGTAGCCTCGCTTATCGCTTGGAGCAGCCATATCTCCTGCCTCGATTCCGTGAGGGCCGATCTCGTGTGGGTGGTGAGAGCACCCGGCGGTCCCGGCGCCCGCCCCGGCACCGATCACTCCGGCCGTAGCAACGGACTTTTTCAAGAAATCCCGACGCGGCATGCATGTGTCGTTGATCTCATCGGAAGCCATGGTACGCTCCTTGGGGTTAGATTAAGCAGCCTAACTTTGTCCTGCCCGACCGGCGGAGGTTACCATCTTACCCGGGCAAAGGGATGGGGCAAGACGAGCGTAACCGGCCCGCAGGACGCCATCGCCGTCAGGCCGATATCGCGTGCCAGGATGGCCGTTTTCTGGTACGATCCGGGCGACCTGTGTCAGATGTTGACCCGACATTTCCTGGAGGTTCATCATGAAGGGCAGAATTCTTGTGGTCACTTCCGCGATTGCGCTTGGCCTGCTGGCCGGTTGCCGAACGGGGCCGCGCTTTGACGGACCGGTCCGGGCCGTCTGGGTCGTTCGCACCGATTATGGGAGCCCCGAGGATGTCAAGCAGGTCATGGCCAACTGTGCCGACGCCGGGTTTAACAACGTCATCTTCCAGGTTCGCGGCAACGGCACGGTTTACTATCCGTCCAAGATCGAGCCGTGGTCGGAAGAGTACGACTACAAGTCGCCGGGTTTCGACCCGCTGGCGGTGGCGTGCCGGGAAGCTCATGGACGCAAACTCAAGATCCACGCCTGGGTCAATGTCATGCCCGCCTGGAAGGGCGAAGCCCCGCCGAAGTGCCCGGACCAGCTTTACAACAAGCATCCTGAGTGGTTCTGGTATGACCAGCACGGCCGGCGTCAGCCGCTGAACTCTTTTTACGTCAGTCTCAACCCTTGTCTGCCGGAGGTTCGGACGTACATCGTCGACGTGTTTCGCGAGCTTCTTGCCAATTACCCGCTGGACGGGCTGCACATGGACTACATCCGCTTCCCCAACGAGCCGCCGGCCATTCCCGTGGGCTCGGACATCGATTACCCGCGCGACAAGCGGACGCTCGAGCTATATCGGGGGGAATCATGGTTGTGGCCGAACCCGGATGACAACAAGGCCAACTGGGACCGCTGGCGGACTCGTCAGGTCACCAAGCTGGTTGCCCAGATTCGTGACATGGTCCGCGAGACGCGGCCACAGGCAATACTGTCCGCTTCCGTCGGGACCAACCGCAGGCAGAGTCTGAGCCACTTTCGCGATGAGCTCTATTGGGCGCGTTGGGGGCTGATCGACGCCGCGTTTCCGATGAACTACAAGCCCGATGTCCAGAAGTTCGATCAGGGGCTGGAGATGTGGATGCCTTATCGCCGTCAGATCGACGTGGTGCCCGGCTTGTGGTTTGACGGCAAGCTTCCGACGGAGCAAGGCATTTCAGTCGTCCGACAGCAGATCGCGTCCGCCGTGGACAAGACGGGCAATTTCTGTCTGTTCTCCTATACGTCGCTCTTTGACCCGCCTGCCGGTCGGCGCGATCAAAGGACGCGACCCACTGACTCCGCTCGACCGCGCGCCCGAGGCACCGGTCAACGCGAACTCCGCCGACACCAGTTGGTGCCCTACATCCGTTCGCTCGGCAGCTCGACTGCAGACCGAGTGGCGATGACCAATGCTGGGCCTGTCGCCAAATAAGGGCCAACCTGGATCCTGCCAGCTCACCAATACATCACCTCGCGGCCTCGTGATTGCAGGAGGGGCTGTAGCAGCGGAGGCCTTCTCTCACCCGTTTCCCGAGGGGGTTGACGCCGGTTTCGTTTCCGGATCGGTCGTTGTTTGCAGGTCGGCCCAGTGGATCACGCGGGGTTCGTAGGCATCGCCGGACGGGCTGCTCATGGCCATTCGCCCCATGATGCCCATCAGGGCGGCGTTGCGAGCCGTTTCCAGACTCGCCCGCGGGGCGCGGCCGCCGCCGTCGCGGATGACGGCGAAGAAATCCCTGAGCATCTCGCTTGTGCCTTTCATTGAATCGTCACCGCTTGCCTCTCCGATCCGTTTCTCGGTGCTGTCAGCGTCATAGAACATCCCGCGAATCAGGTCCAGGCAACCGTTCTCGCAGAAGATCTGCAACTGCTCGTCGGTGAACCGCTTGGGAAGGCAGAAGAGGTGTGTGTAGGCGAACAGTCTGCCGTCGGGAAACCGGAAGGAAGCCGTAGCATGCGTGGGGCTGAAGGCTTTGGGGCCGGCCTTCGGACGCGCCTGATGATAGCCCATGGCGGTGCAGGTGATCGGCGGTTTCTCGTTCATGGCCCAACACATCACGTCGAAGTGATGGCAGGCCTGATCGAGGAACATGCCGCCCGTCCTGTCGATCGGATGAGTCAGTAGGGCCCACGGCCAATGCCAATGGCCCTGCATGAAGGTGATCTTCCCGAACTCACCCTTCAGCAGACGCGGCAGGGCCGCGGTGAACCCGGGGTGGTACCGCCGCTGTGCCCCGATCTGGAATACCACCTTCGCCTTGCGGGCTACGCGGCTGAGCGCATCGATCTTCTCGACGGTCGTCTCAAGCGGGGCCTCCTGGAGACAGTGGATGCCCGCCTGCATGACCGGGATTGAAACCTCGGCATGCGTCGCCGGGGGGTTGCCACGATCACCGCATCGAGGCGCTCGTGCTCGATCATGGTGCGCATGTCGGTATAGCCTTTCGGCCGGTCTAGGGCCGCCAATTGAAGGCCCTTGGCGACGCGGTCAGCAAGCAGGTCGCAGACCGCCACGGTGCAAGCCTCTCGCACGAACTGGGTCGTCACCTCCGTCAGAAGCTGCTCGCCCCGATTGCCGATCCCGATCCAGCCCAGGCGGATTCTCTCATTGGCAGGGTATCCCCGGGCCACCGTGGGCACGGCCGCAACGGACGCCCCGATGGCGACCTGTTTGATAAAGCCCCGGCGTGTCAGTTCTGTGTGCATGTTCGGTCTCCCCGTCTTGCCTCCCGTGGTTTCCATCATCCTGACCCATCCGCCGCCGACAGTCAAACAGCAATGGGCCACCGGTCATTATCCCCAAGCGGGTATTGCTTCGATGTCTTTGATTGTGTACAAGTACGGGCGACTTACCGCGCGGAGTCTTGCGACCATTCGGAGACGCGTTCATGCCTTGGCTGGCGATCTCACTTACGCTGACCGGTCTGTATGCCCAAGAGCCGACAAGAGGAATCGAGACCTTCGACGGCCCAATCGTTTTTTCTCAGGAGCAGATCATCCTGGCCAGGACGTGGGAGCTGACCGGCGATCTGGGTGTCAAGGCGGTCACTCCGGCGGGCGAAACGCTCGTTGTCCCGGCGAAGGACGCCCTGCTCTTGGAGACCGGCGCGGCCACACTGCCCGGCTTTCGACCTCGTGTCGTGCTCCGTAACGGCGAATCGATCATCGCAGAGCCCCAGGCCGGCGGCAACGATCGGCGCTGGTCATTCACAAGCCCGCTCTGGAAGTCCCTCCAACTGGATGGTTCCCGGATTGCCCGCTACCAGGCTGCACCGGTCTCGCTCGCCGGCGATCATCCGGCACCGCCCTTCGTGCTGCTGCGCAACGGTGATGTGGTAGCCGCCGGTGTCGACCGGATCAGCGACGGACAAGTGACCGTCAACACCGAGTTCGGTCAGACTCACATACCACTCGAAACGGTCTCGGCCATCATTTTGGCCGCCGACTCGGCGACGACTGATGGCCGCGAGGCGAACCAGTTCCTGGTGGAACTGGCGGACGGAGAACGATTGTACTGCGACAGGATCGGCGAGTCGGACCAAGACGTCGTTCTTGAACGCAGCGGTTCACGGTGCCGCGTCGGCCGGGAGGCCATCCTGCGGGTCGTTTGGCCTGGCACCGCATTGACGCCCCTCACGCAGTTGCCGTTGCGGGGAGACGGACGAGCTTACTTCGGTGCGCCGGCATTGCCTCGAAAGGATCGCAACGCCCTTGGGGGTCCCCTGCGGATCGGTGATCGCTGGTTTGAGCGCGGTCTAGGAATGCGCCCGCGTTCGCGGTGCATGTTTCAGTTGAGCGGCAGGTGGATGTACCTCACGGGGCACGTTGGGCTTGATCCTTGGTTGGGCCGGCGCGGCGATTGCCAGGTGGCCGTGTGTCTCAGCGGCAAAGAGGCATGCAAGGAGATGCTCCAAGGCGGGCAGAAGGGGCGCCGGCTGCTGCTGCCCCTTGCGGAAGCAAAGGACATCGAGCTGCAGGTCGATTTCGGGCCGGGCGGCGATCTCGGCGACTACGTCAACTGGTGCGATCTCATGTTGATCGGGCCGCGGGGAGAGAACAGCAAATGAGAACGTGGGGGCAGGTCGGCAAGTGTGGGCGCGGCGACCACCGAGGTCTCTGATGAGGGATTATGTATCTCGAGTCTCAGTTGGTGAGTTCGG comes from Phycisphaerae bacterium and encodes:
- a CDS encoding twin-arginine translocation signal domain-containing protein, translating into MHTELTRRGFIKQVAIGASVAAVPTVARGYPANERIRLGWIGIGNRGEQLLTEVTTQFVREACTVAVCDLLADRVAKGLQLAALDRPKGYTDMRTMIEHERLDAVIVATPRRRMPRFQSRSCRRASTVSRRPRLRRPSRRSMRSAA
- a CDS encoding family 10 glycosylhydrolase; the encoded protein is MKGRILVVTSAIALGLLAGCRTGPRFDGPVRAVWVVRTDYGSPEDVKQVMANCADAGFNNVIFQVRGNGTVYYPSKIEPWSEEYDYKSPGFDPLAVACREAHGRKLKIHAWVNVMPAWKGEAPPKCPDQLYNKHPEWFWYDQHGRRQPLNSFYVSLNPCLPEVRTYIVDVFRELLANYPLDGLHMDYIRFPNEPPAIPVGSDIDYPRDKRTLELYRGESWLWPNPDDNKANWDRWRTRQVTKLVAQIRDMVRETRPQAILSASVGTNRRQSLSHFRDELYWARWGLIDAAFPMNYKPDVQKFDQGLEMWMPYRRQIDVVPGLWFDGKLPTEQGISVVRQQIASAVDKTGNFCLFSYTSLFDPPAGRRDQRTRPTDSARPRARGTGQRELRRHQLVPYIRSLGSSTADRVAMTNAGPVAK
- a CDS encoding GH116 family glycosyl hydrolase; the encoded protein is MAAPSDKRGYNDVYAGRYINRVAFPLGGIGAGMFCLEGTGAISHLSLRHQPEVFNEPCTFAAVCVKGEKNIARVLEGPVPAWKVFGAPGSGNGAAGKTYGLPRFREASFKARFPFGIVALSDSRVPLAVEITGWSPFEPGDPDNSSLPVAGLEYRFTNTSKQAIDAVFSFNTRNFMAIGNDGHGVRQGHQGFVLWQKGSEDKPWEQGEFSVSVTDPDVRINHAWFRGGWWDPLTMAWNDVQNGACYDRPPVTEGGPPPGASLFVPFSLAPGESKTVVLQVAWYVGKTTLRVGYDPKDLPESQKDRFSPWYSGRFANVDAVAAYWRDRYTDLRSRAERFADCLYATSFPPEVIEAVAANLTILKSPTVLRQTDGKLWCWEGCCDDHGCCHGSCTHVWNYAQAIPHLFPSLERTLRETEFHVSQDERGHQAFRVSLPIRPPDHGFHAAADGQLGGIMKTYREWRISGDTEWLRTMWPKVKQSLDYCINTWDPGRKGVLEEPHHNTYDIEFWGPDGMCSSFYIGALTAAVKMGKALDQNVSVYEDLAAKGTRFIEEQLFNGEYFFQKIQWTGLKASNPLEAISLHSHYSPEAIELFKKEGPKYQYGTGCLSDGVLGSWMAMVCGVGQVLDPGKVTSHLNSVYKYNLKHDLSEHANPQRPSYACNSEGGLLLCTWPKGGKLSLPFVYSDEVWTGIEYQVASHLILMGLVDEALDIVRTCRDRYDGRVRNPFNEYECGHWYARAMSSYALLQSLSGARYDAVDKILYLEPRVKGDFQCFLATAAGYGIVGVKDGKAFYEPKVGPEINEIKYTPRA
- a CDS encoding TetR/AcrR family transcriptional regulator → MVRMKAEARREQLLKTAARCFAKYGYRGTTTAKIAAEAGVSEPIIYRHFRNKQELFIALIEKVGDEVMNNWNQAIRNARSPLEKLQSLLYRNPATADPWTASVYQLLFHASTEVSEPAIQQAIRDHYERYVRTLAAVMSEAQKAGQIRTDLPAEWLAWQIIHAAVGFAMVRPLNIPSHANLKFVQGTIRLLAELLTRNTGGEHLIPEAKPRSGKRLAK
- a CDS encoding NPCBM/NEW2 domain-containing protein — protein: MPWLAISLTLTGLYAQEPTRGIETFDGPIVFSQEQIILARTWELTGDLGVKAVTPAGETLVVPAKDALLLETGAATLPGFRPRVVLRNGESIIAEPQAGGNDRRWSFTSPLWKSLQLDGSRIARYQAAPVSLAGDHPAPPFVLLRNGDVVAAGVDRISDGQVTVNTEFGQTHIPLETVSAIILAADSATTDGREANQFLVELADGERLYCDRIGESDQDVVLERSGSRCRVGREAILRVVWPGTALTPLTQLPLRGDGRAYFGAPALPRKDRNALGGPLRIGDRWFERGLGMRPRSRCMFQLSGRWMYLTGHVGLDPWLGRRGDCQVAVCLSGKEACKEMLQGGQKGRRLLLPLAEAKDIELQVDFGPGGDLGDYVNWCDLMLIGPRGENSK
- a CDS encoding Gfo/Idh/MocA family oxidoreductase → MQAGIHCLQEAPLETTVEKIDALSRVARKAKVVFQIGAQRRYHPGFTAALPRLLKGEFGKITFMQGHWHWPWALLTHPIDRTGGMFLDQACHHFDVMCWAMNEKPPITCTAMGYHQARPKAGPKAFSPTHATASFRFPDGRLFAYTHLFCLPKRFTDEQLQIFCENGCLDLIRGMFYDADSTEKRIGEASGDDSMKGTSEMLRDFFAVIRDGGGRAPRASLETARNAALMGIMGRMAMSSPSGDAYEPRVIHWADLQTTTDPETKPASTPSGNG